In the genome of Penaeus vannamei isolate JL-2024 chromosome 26, ASM4276789v1, whole genome shotgun sequence, one region contains:
- the LOC113811841 gene encoding keratin, type II cytoskeletal 1 produces MNMMRSISVLVMVCMVSAAKLPGYSAGGDSGLGVDLGGVGGHAGGAGGAGSVFQAVFVGSGNLPASAIGGAAGGFSGGAAGGFGGGAVGQEYSGPSTGPVAPVVTVEEEYTGPVAAVSPVVTVEEEYTGPSTGPVDPVVPIVAVEEEYTGPSIDAVPVVTVDEEYSAPVAPVAPVVPVPTVDEEYTGPNEVAHVSPPFSEYISPNH; encoded by the exons ATGAATATG ATGCGAAGTATCTCCGTGCTGGTTATGGTGTGCATGGTGTCCGCTGCGAAGCTGCCAGGATACAGTGCCGGAGGCGACTCTGGCTTGGGCGTCGATCTCGGCGGCGTAGGAGGCCACGCCGGCGgcgcaggaggagcaggaagcgTTTTCCAGGCCGTTTTCGTCGGCAGCGGGAACCTTCCTGCTAGTGCTATTGGAGGCGCAGCTGGAGGTTTCTCCGGAGGCGCTGCTGGAGGCTTTGGCGGCGGCGCTGTTGGACAGGAGTACTCTGGGCCAAGCACAGGCCCCGTTGCCCCTGTTGTTACCGTTGAAGAGGAATACACTGGCCCCGTTGCCGCCGTATCTCCTGTTGTCACTGTGGAAGAGGAATACACTGGGCCAAGCACCGGCCCCGTTGACCCTGTTGTACCCATCGTTGCCGTTGAAGAGGAGTACACTGGGCCAAGTATCGACGCTGTCCCCGTTGTGACTGTTGACGAAGAATACAGCGCTCCTGTTGCCCCCGTGGCTCCCGTTGTCCCTGTTCCAACCGTTGATGAGGAATACACTGGGCCAAACGAAGTCGCCCACGTCAGCCCCCCTTTTAGCGAATACATCTCGCCAAACCACTAA